The sequence GCCAGATTCATATAAACCACCCTTTCGATATTGTGGATGAAACCGTCCAGCGATTACTTTTATATCTTGTTCTTTCAATCAACGATGTGACGGCCAGGAACCTTGCATTTTCCTCATTTGAATAATTTGACCCGTATGGTATGCCTCATGAAGCATGATGTCTAAGAGCTTTTCTTCCAGAGCATTATGTTCAAGTTCTTCAGTCGTAGTTCTACCAAGTGCTTCTCTTAAAAGACGGTGAGCGGCATCAGCACGTTCAACGACTGCTCTCCAGGCCTTGTCGTCATTTAGTTGTTCCGTAAGGTAGAAGGTTTCATTTCCATCGAGGGTTTGATTCCATTCTCGGCCTTCTAATTGTGCTGTTAGTCTTTCTTTGTAATAAGTAAGATGATTTACATTCTCCCATATGGTTTTGGTCGCCTCTCCATCCGGTCTCCATCTCGCCTGTGCTGCTGTGATTCCTTCTATTGAAGGTTTGAATGGGGCATACCAACTTTCCTGGTCGTATGTAGTATCGAGCATTCTTAAGAGCAAGTCAGTTCGTTTCATAAGTGTTTTCCTCCTTGGAATTGAAGTTTCATATTGATAGTACTTCAGCATAAAGTGAAGAACTCCTTCTTTTAATAGGGTGGGGACAAAGAATCTGGCCAGACCACATCTTTCCTTTCCACACTCTTTTTCACATAATGTAAGCCATCCGGGAAAATAGTAAGGGCATATGCAAAAAGGAGAATTCACAATGAAAAAAGCTATCGTCTTTACCATCATTCTTGCTCTTATTTTTCCATCAACACCCTCCGCATCCCTAGAGAATCAAGTTAAAGCTGCTTTTATAAGGGAGGGGAATTTGTGGACCTTGATAGATAGCCAAGAAACACAAATAACGAATTCCGAAAACGTCCACTCTCAACCCAAATGGTCAACCGACGGAACCTGGCTTGCCTATCAAGTAGAAACCACTTCTGAATTCGATAAAGGGGAAATGCAGTCAGAACTGTGGACTTACAATCTTAAAACGGGGAAAAAGAAGAAAATTTCTTATAACGGTCATTCTCCAGAATGGGCTCCCCATAAAAACCATGTTGCTTATAATAATAGAGGAATTTTAGATATTTCAGACCTCAAGCGTTTCTACAACATTGCAACCGGGGTCAGTGACTTCACGTGGTTTCCGGACGGTAGTGGATTCCTTCTTTCTTCATCAGGAACCCTCAGCCCGGATGGATGGTCAAGCGCCTCTTTATTCATAAAAAAAGTCGGCGATAACTATGAAGACATTGTTCTTTTTGGAGGGGTGGAGCCATTCTTTACACTCCCAAGGGAAATCGGGACAAGTGATCTAAACAAACTGATCGCGGTCTATGCCGAGCAGCTGTCCTACTCACCGAGCGGCAGGTGGATTTCATTTGTGGTGTCTCCAACCGCCTCCTGGTCCATGGATAGCAATATGGTTTGCATCATCGATAAGGAAGGAAATAACTTCGAAGTATTAGACGAGATGATTTTGCAAGTAGGCGAGCCCAAGTGGTCACCCTCCACTGATACGATTGCCTATATCGCTGGCGGTGGAAGAATTGTTTTCGGGTTCAAAAACAAAGATTTAAAGGTAAAAGAAATGCCTGTTTCAGGAACTTACACCCCTGCCCATTTCGCTGATCTGGATTTTGACTGGATGACTGACAAATCACTGGTCGTTTCGAGAATCAAAGAACAGGAGTGGACCAATGACTTCAGTAAGCACCCGCTGCCTGCCCTTTATACTCTGAATATCGATTCGAATCACCAAATGAAAATTACGAGTCCTCCTAAAGGATATGGAGACTATGCTCCTCAGTTCATCGCGTCCATTTCAAAACTCGTTTGGTTAAGAGGGACATCTTTAACAGATACGACAAGGGATCTGTGGATGGGGAACAAGGATGGTACTGATGCTAAGCAATGGTTGCGGAATATTGAGGAAATTGTTTTTTATAAAATGAAGGGGTAAATCTTGTAGCCTTCCAGTCAAAAGGCCAAGATTTTTCGACAAACGGATCATACAATAAGCCGGGCATAACCCCGGCTTAACAGTCATTCTAAAAAAATGACCTCTACTACTAACAAGTCACTTTTCAATCTCTAACACAACCACATCAAACAACTCCCCACCCGCATAAAGCACGAACGCCCACTCGCCACGTTCAGGAATGGTAACTGACGACGGAGCATGAACATCCGCACCGTTGTTCTCTCCACCTAGGGGAATGCTCCAGGTCTCACCGTTATTCAATACAGGCTGGACGGTTCCCGACTCCCTGTGATAACCAACCACTGTTAGTTCTGAAGCCTCCGTGTCCCACAGATGCCACATCCATTTTTGTCCGGTCAGGCTTGGCATGTCCGCACCAATGATGCCGGATCTGTTTTCATTCCCTATCAAATTCCGCCCAAATTCGGTTGCCTTCCGATCCCAATTGATTTTGTCAAAATCACTTTTTTGAACGTAGTCAGGAATACCCTCGGGTAAAATGATGGGACTTCCTTCTTCCTTTTTACCTACACTCACCACGACATCACCGTAAGTCTTGCCGTTAAGGTAGACTTCATACCTCCATAATCCGCTGTCCGGAACCTGAAAACTCGCCGCGAAGCGCTGTAAGCTTGAGTACCCATTTGAGGGCTCCGTTATTATTTGAGGAGACACCACTTCGATTCGTTGCCTCGTTTCCTTATGAACCGCCGAAATGGAAAGTTCTTTCCCTTTGAATGTGTCAAAAGGTTCTTTGAAACTGAAAATATATCCATAAGGCTTACCTTCATGCAGTTCGGGATCAGGAAATATGCTGAAAACGAGCCTATTATCTTCTGTATAATCGTGTTTTACTTGCCATGTGTTCGGACTACCATTCATCGCTCCATTCTGCTTAACCAACAACTCTGTTGAAACGAAGAAACCTATTAAACAAATGGTAACAGTCGTCATGATAAAAATAATGAATGGTTTAGGGCTCTTTGTCCCCACCTGATTATGAACGGCATGACGGATTTTACTTTTTTGACATTCCGTAAAGTGCCGGCCTTTATGAGTCGTAGAATCCATCGCTTTCTTCAACTCATTAAGCTCATTTTCCATCATGGTCCCACCTTTCCATCATTTTTCTCAGCTTAGCCCTGCCTCTGGTCAATCTTATTTTGATCGTATTCCGGTTCAAGCCTAACAACCCTTTAATTTCATCTATCGAACAATCTTCATAATAATACAGTGTAATGACTTCCCGATACTTTACGGGCAGGGCAAGGACACACCTTGAAAGAATCTCTTCCTCATTTCGCTTCAGGACACTCATTTCAGGTAACGGTTCCTTGGAAGTGAAAAGAGAAAACAGGCTTGAATTCATCACCACTCTCTTAAACGATGAACTCTTCAGGACATCTTTCGATCGATTAATAATCAGCCGATAAATCCACGCTTTAAAAGATTTAATCTCATCTATTTTTTCATAATGCTTGAAGCATGTGACAAATACATCCTGAACGATGTCTTCGGCCATACTCCAATCTTTCACATAGTTGTAAGCCAATTTCGTAAGGCGTTCTCCGTACTCATCCATGATTCCTTCCAGCCAGGAATCCCTGTCTTCTGAATGGTCTTCGTTCTTCACCTTTCTCACACTTCCATCACCTCATTCCCCTTTAATGCTAAGACGAATCAGTTAGTTACAGGTTTCATATTTTTGTAAAATTATATGATGAAAAAATAAGGTACTTAGATCAAGCTTTAAGCACCTTATTTCAAAATATGATATTATTTTTCACTTACTCTAGTCTCACTTAACCAGCGCCGCTCTAAGATTGACACCATACTCCATGTATCCCTTCAAGCATGTCAGCATGTATACCCAACCCTCTTTATTGTCTAATAATTGGTTGATAAGATTTTCGTGGTTCTCATCAAATCCTTCTTCTTTGACTACGACAATTGTGCTGCCTTTTTCTTCTTGCTCAAATGTTATGGTTACTTTATGGCTACCTGCCCACTCGAAGACAATCTTTTTATGTTCTTGAATTTCTTTTATGTCTATATCCCCTTGTGCGTCATATTCTTCATATCTTAAAGTAACAACCCTTCCTTCCTCCCACCTTTCAGAACTTGAAGAAAACCAAAAGTTACCTATTTTTTCAGGATCAACAAATGCCTCAAAAATTTCATGTGCCTGCTTTTGAATTCTCATTTGAGAGAGATTATTCATACATCTTCCACTCACTTTCATGTATTTTTGGGTTATTTCATTTATATACTGTCTACTATTTATTGTCCATTTATTGTCCATTTACTAGGCCATTCTGTTTTCAAAAACTTATTTCCTTAAAGCGGTAACCAACGCCTCAAATGGTTTCAATAATTTCAGGGGTTGAACGAATCAAACTAACTGATTTAACTTTGCATCGGACAAATCTGATCCATAATCACAAGTTGATAAAGTTGGTACAACTAGCCATTTATATGAAACGATACTTTAATGCTCATTTAGATGTGCAAAAAGACACTCACAAAAGAGTGCCCTTAAGTATAGTTACAAATTTATCCAACGTTCTTTTTCTTTACTGGAATCCATATTTCACTTCTATACTTCGGATTCCCTGTGTCCTTACTCTCATTCCATACCATTTCAGGACCTTCAACTGCTTCATAGCCTGAAGCCGGAAACCACTCTGAGTATATCCTGCCCCACACATTCTGAAGTGTTTCCGGAAATGGTCCAATCGATTCGAATACGGCCCAGGTACTGGCTTTTATTTTTAATGCATCAAATTCTCCTGTTTCATCACTTGAAGTTGCCACCCCGATGTAATGATCTAACTCTCCCTTTTCTTCCATTCTTCCTTCAGAAAAATTAGTTGAAGCACTAATAATACCTGTTGGTTCTATGTTTGAAAGTGCTTTTAGTTGTTTAATTACCTCAGGTGTTAATCGCCCATACATTTCGGCAACATCTGGATTAACCCCGTTAAAGATTATTGGAACCCTTTTCTTAAAGCCCACTACCTTAAATGGTGCTTTTTCAACAATACGATAATTCATTTCGCATCCTCCTCTTATTGTGAGTTGGAAGGTCATTTTAGGATAAGCTTTTAACGGTGTATGCTCTCTTCTTGCTTCAGAAGGGAGAAAGCCATGCAACGAATGAAAAGCACGGGTGAATGAATCCGCTGAACGATATCCGTATTTGACCGCAATATCGATTATTCTCAAGTCACTATCTTTCAAATCAAGGGCAGCAAGCGTCAGTCTTCTTCTCCGAATATATTCTGATAAGGATATGCCTGATAAAAAAGAAAACATCCGTTTAAAATGATACTCTGAACAGTAAGCCATTTTTGATATTTCGCTATAATCAATTTCCTCCGTCAGGTGCTCTTCAATGTAAGCCAATGCCTCATTCATCCTTCTTAAAGAATCCATCAAATAACCTCCTTTCACCAACAATGTTAGTAAAGAATGCGATAATCCATCCGACAATCTGTGCACAATTTAGTCGACGCCCCTATAGGATGTCATGACTTTTGACGATAAGATTGTATCATTTCAAAGTATTGTGTATCTCCTAAGCCATGGTCTTTGAAATTTTCGATTAGAAGAGACACCAGTTCTTTTATCGGGACGTCTTGGTGCTGTTGAATATACAGCATAAGATCACTATCTTTCTTAAGGTAATTCAAATACAGTTCAATTCCTTTGTATAAAGGGATTGGATGAACTTCCTTAGACATAGCTTTATGAATCAATACTTGTTTGTAGAGTTGATCATATCCTTTTGCTTTTAGGCTGTAATACCTTATAGGTTGAAAATCATCTCCGACAAGATGGAGATCAATTGAACCTTCATACTCAGTTTGATCTAACCAGGCGAGTATGGTGAGAAGATTCATTTGACAAAACATATCCTCATCAAACCATAGGGCTATATGATCATAATCCTCACAAAAGAGAGGCTGCAATGGCTTTAGGGTGATTTCAGCATATTGAACTGGCGTTACATGATGAACCTTCGCACGTATTTCTGTAAATTGATCGGAAAATAAATCATCGCAGGTGTCCCCATAACACATTGCTTCGTTAAAGGGAATCATCCTTTCGGCTTCAAGAAACTGTGTCTCTTTGAAATTCTTATACATTTCTGTTCCATTTAATATATGTACGGTTCCTGTTGGATCCACATTGACACCTCCTGCTCTGGTGACTTGATTCTGCAGCATTTCTCTATCCCGTATACTTCAAGACATCCTCAAAAAACTCCTCTCTTTTTAAGAATGGACCGTTTATTAAACATAATAAGAATAATGACAACCCATTATTTCTCCCATAGCTCAATCAGTCTACCTTCAGGATCTTTAATCCAAATAAACGTACCAAATTCACTTACCTCTTTTTCCTTTACAAGAGGTACACCGACTTGTTCCAGATGCTCAATCGTTTCGTTTATATTATAAACTTGGAAATTCAACATCACTTGCTGTTCTGTTGGGAAGTAAGGGTCATCTTCAGTAAAGAAAGAAAAAATGGTTTCATTTCCTGATTGGGGTTTAATAATAGTCCCATTCAAATCTTCCATTTCAATCTTCAACACTTCACTGTACCATCTTTTAATAGTATCCAGGTTTTTAGTCCTCCAAAATATTCCCCCGAAACCTTTTATCAACATAATAAACTCGCTCCCTTCTCTAATTTCATTAATTTCTCCACTATATTAGAATTTCAAGAAATAAAAACAATATCCTTCTTCAGCCACCCGATAGGGGAAACGAATCTTCAGAATGACTCCGATTCATTATCACAACGGCTTAAAATATGGTTGGGGTGAAACGACCATTGTCACCGCCTTTGGGTTTGTTTCGTGGATTTGTACGTTTATCTGTTTTGCTTATTGGAAGTTTGTTCTCAAGCCATAAGGT is a genomic window of Rossellomorea sp. y25 containing:
- a CDS encoding DinB family protein translates to MKRTDLLLRMLDTTYDQESWYAPFKPSIEGITAAQARWRPDGEATKTIWENVNHLTYYKERLTAQLEGREWNQTLDGNETFYLTEQLNDDKAWRAVVERADAAHRLLREALGRTTTEELEHNALEEKLLDIMLHEAYHTGQIIQMRKMQGSWPSHR
- a CDS encoding sigma-70 family RNA polymerase sigma factor — encoded protein: MRKVKNEDHSEDRDSWLEGIMDEYGERLTKLAYNYVKDWSMAEDIVQDVFVTCFKHYEKIDEIKSFKAWIYRLIINRSKDVLKSSSFKRVVMNSSLFSLFTSKEPLPEMSVLKRNEEEILSRCVLALPVKYREVITLYYYEDCSIDEIKGLLGLNRNTIKIRLTRGRAKLRKMMERWDHDGK
- a CDS encoding SRPBCC family protein codes for the protein MNNLSQMRIQKQAHEIFEAFVDPEKIGNFWFSSSSERWEEGRVVTLRYEEYDAQGDIDIKEIQEHKKIVFEWAGSHKVTITFEQEEKGSTIVVVKEEGFDENHENLINQLLDNKEGWVYMLTCLKGYMEYGVNLRAALVK
- a CDS encoding AraC family transcriptional regulator; the protein is MDSLRRMNEALAYIEEHLTEEIDYSEISKMAYCSEYHFKRMFSFLSGISLSEYIRRRRLTLAALDLKDSDLRIIDIAVKYGYRSADSFTRAFHSLHGFLPSEARREHTPLKAYPKMTFQLTIRGGCEMNYRIVEKAPFKVVGFKKRVPIIFNGVNPDVAEMYGRLTPEVIKQLKALSNIEPTGIISASTNFSEGRMEEKGELDHYIGVATSSDETGEFDALKIKASTWAVFESIGPFPETLQNVWGRIYSEWFPASGYEAVEGPEMVWNESKDTGNPKYRSEIWIPVKKKNVG
- a CDS encoding AraC family transcriptional regulator, with amino-acid sequence MDPTGTVHILNGTEMYKNFKETQFLEAERMIPFNEAMCYGDTCDDLFSDQFTEIRAKVHHVTPVQYAEITLKPLQPLFCEDYDHIALWFDEDMFCQMNLLTILAWLDQTEYEGSIDLHLVGDDFQPIRYYSLKAKGYDQLYKQVLIHKAMSKEVHPIPLYKGIELYLNYLKKDSDLMLYIQQHQDVPIKELVSLLIENFKDHGLGDTQYFEMIQSYRQKS
- a CDS encoding VOC family protein codes for the protein MIKGFGGIFWRTKNLDTIKRWYSEVLKIEMEDLNGTIIKPQSGNETIFSFFTEDDPYFPTEQQVMLNFQVYNINETIEHLEQVGVPLVKEKEVSEFGTFIWIKDPEGRLIELWEK